In Nocardioides sp. W7, the genomic stretch CCGCGGTAAGAATGCGGTGTCGGCGCTGGGGTCGCCACCCCAGGGAAACGGAGATGGCGATGGCGTCGCAGGGCCAGGACAAGGCACGCAAACGCGGCCAGGGGAATCAGAAGGGCTCGGCGCGTCGTACCCAGCTGCTGGCCATCGCCGCGGAGCTGTTCGCCACCAGGGGCTACTCGCAGACGACGGTGCGCGACATCGCGGACGAGGCCGGGATCCTCTCCGGCAGCCTCTATCACCACTTCGACTCGAAGGAGGCGATGCTCGACGAGATCCTGCGCCAGTTCATGGACGGGCTGCTCTCGAGGTTCGAGGCGATCGTGGCCGCCGGCGCCAGCCCCCGGGAGACGCTCGACGAGCTGATCCGGGTGTCGTTCGCCACCATCCACGTCGATCCCCACGCGGTGGCGCTGTACCAGAACGAGGTGGCCCTGCTCTCCCACGTCCCCGAGTTCGAGTTCGTCCCGAAGACCGGTCGTGCGGTCGAGGCCGTGTGGCTCAACGTGCTCGCGGCCGGTCGGGAGGCCGGGGACTTCCGTGAGGACCTTGACAGCGGCATCATGTACCGCTTCATCCGCGACACCGTGTGGGTCTCGGTGCGCTGGTACAACCCGCGCGGGAAGCTCCAGCACGAGAAGGTCGCCGAGCAGTTCATCACCCTGCTGCACGGAGGCCTGCTCGCCCGTTAGCAGCGGTCTGGTCACGCATGCGTGCCTCCGATAAACCTAGCGCTTGTTTGGGTACGGTAGCAGGGAACGCGGCCCCGGACGAGGTTGCCGGGCGCGATTCACACCAGGCGCTCGCGTGCCCGTCACCAGGAGGATCCATGACCCAGCCGCTCGTCGACCTGACCGACAGGGTCGTGCTCATCACCGGTGCCGGACAGGGGCTGGGAGCGGCCCACGCCCGGGTGCTCGCGGACCACGGCGCGCGCGTCGTGGTCACCGACCTGACGGCCGGGCCGGCCGAGGCGGTCGCCGCCGAGATCACCGCAGGCGGAGGCGACGCGCTGGGCCTGGCGCTGGACGTGACCGACCGGGCGGCGTGGGCCGCCGTGGTGGATCGGGTGGGCGAGCGCCACGGCCGGATCGACGGGCTCGTCAACAACGCCGGCGCCTTCCTGCGCGCGCCGTTCCTCGAGACCGACGAGCGCCTGCTCGACCTGCACCTGAGGGTCAACCTCCTGGGTCCGATGCTCGGGATGCAGGCCGTCGTCCCGCTCATGCGCGACGCGGGTGGGGCCGTGGTCAACATCGCCTCCGTGGCGGCGCTGGCCGGCTACCCGCAGGCCTCGGCGTACTCCGCGTCGAAGTGGGCGCTGCGCGGCCTGAGCCGCACCGCGGCCCTCGAGCTCGGCGAGCACGGGATCCGGGTCAACTGCATCTGCCCCGGCGCGATGGACACCCAGATGATCTCCGAGGAGGCCCGGGACGGCAGGGGCGTCGTCGCAGGCCTGCCCATCGCCCGGGCCGGACGACCCGAGGAGGCGAGCGCGCTGGTCGCGTTCCTGCTCAGCTCGGCGAGCTCCTACTGCACCGGCCAGGAGTTCGTGATCGACGGCGGCATGAAGGCCTGAGCGGCCCGTCCCGCTGTCAGGCGCCCAGCAGGAGGCGCCGGTGCTCGCGCGCGCTGCCGAACAGCTGGCCGGTGGCGTGGGCCCGCTTGAAGTAGAGCTGCGCGTCGTGCTCCCACGTGATGGCGATGCCGCCGTGCAGCTGCACCATCTCGCCGGCGACGTCGGAGAAGGCGTCCGAGCACCACGCCTTCGCGGTGGCGGCCTGGGTGACGAGGTCGGCGCTGCCCTGGGCGGAGGCCCAGGCGGCCGACCAGGAGACCGAGCGGGCCGTTTCCACCCTGACGAGCATGTCCGCGGCCCGGTGCTTGAGCGCCTGGAACGAGCCCAGCGGCCGGCCGAACTGCTCGCGCTCCTTCAGGTGGGCCACGGTGAGGTCCAGGGCGCTCTGCGCGCCGCCCACCTGGAGGGCCGAGACCGCGACCGCAGCCTCGGCGTGCAGCCTGCCCAGGAGCCCCTCGACATCGGCGTCGCCGGAGAGCCGGACGGCGGCGGCGTCGCTGAAGGTGACCCGGCCGAAGCGCAGGGTCAGGTCGAGACCGGGCGTGTGCACCCGCTCCACCCCCGCACCTGCGGGGTCGACCTCGAAGACGGCCGGTCCGTCGTCGGTGCTGGCGACCACGAGCAGTACGTCGGCGCCGGTGGCGTCGAGAACCAGGGTCGAGACGCCGGTGAGCTGCCACGCCTCGCCCGCGCGGACGGCGCGGACGTCGGAGCCGTCGCGGCGCCAGTGGCCCCGCTCGTCGGCCCAGGCGAGTGCGGCGACGCACGAGCCCTCGGCGATGTCGGGCAGCAGCCGCTCGCAGTCGTCCGCGCTGCCGGCCAGCAGTACGGCGCGGGCCGCCAGCACGCCCGAGCCGAGCAGCGGGGACGGGGAGAGCGTCGCGCCCAGCTCCTCGAGCACGACGTGGGTCTCGAACGAGCTGAAGCCGGCGCCGCCGTACTCCTCGGGGACGGCCAGGGCGGTGACCCCGATCTGGCTGCACAGGGTCTGCCAGAGCGCGGTGTCGTAGCCCTCCTCGGACGCGGCCGCGGTGCGGACGTCGACCTGGCCGGCACGCCGCTCCACCAGGCTGCGCACGGCGCGCCCCAGCTCCTGCTGCTCCTCGCTCAGTCCGAAGTGCACGGTCAGCTCCTTCTCGTCGTCGAGGTCAGCGGGTTGCGGTCAGGTGGTGCAGCACGCGGGCCCGGTGCTGGGACGTGGTGCCCCAGGCGCCGGCCAGCGCGCGGGCGCGCAGGATGAAGATGCTCAGGTCGTGCTCCAGCGTGTAGCCGATGGCACCGTGCACCTGCAGCGCGGTGCGCGAGGCGAGGTGGGCGGCATCGGTCGCGGCGACCTTGGCGGCGGAGACGTCGCGTGCTGCGACCTCGGAGTCGGCCTCGAGCTCGTGGGCGGCGCCGTGCACCAGCGGCCGCGCGAAGTCCAGGGCGACCCGCACGTCGGCGAGGGCGTGCTTGACGGCCTGGTACTCGCCGATCGCCCGGCCGAACTGGCGACGCTGAGCGACATAGGCGACGGACTCGCGCAGCATCCGCTCCCCGGCGCCGACCAGGCTGGCGGCGCAGGCGAGCGCCGCGAGGTCGAGCCCGCGGGCCACGGCCGTGCTGTCGACGGCGACCGCGGTGCCCTCGGCCTGCACGCTGTGCAGGTGCCGGGACGGGTCGACCGAGGTGAGCTTCCGGGTCGAGGTGGCGGCCGCGAGGCCGTCCGCGTCGAGCAGGTAGGTGTGCGTCGCGGCAGCAACGTCCAGGGCGTACGGCGTCTGCGGCGGCGCGGCGACGGTGACCCGGGCCGCCCCCTCCGCGAGGTCGGCCAGGACACCCTCGTGCTCGGTGCCGGCCAGCAGGCTGGGCGCCAGCGCGACGGACTCGACCCACGGGCCGGGCACGCCGTGCCGGCCGAGCGCCTCGAAGGCGACGACGACGTCGAGCGGCGTACCGCCGATGCCGCCGAGGGCCTCGGGGACCACCAGGGCCGGTACGCCGAGCTCGGCGAGCTGCTCCCACAGGCGCAGCCCGGGGGCGGTGTCGCCGGCGCCCCAGGCGCGGGTGGCGGCGGGGACCTCGGCGGCGCCGAGAAGTCCGTCGAGCGCCTCAGCGAAGGAGCGCTGCTCTGCTGTGAGGGCGAACCTCATGCTCCCGACCTCCTGTTGTCGCCGCGGGGAAGGCCGAGGATCCGCTCGGCCACGATGTTGCGCTGGATCTCGTTGGTGCCCGCGTAGATCGGGCCGGCCAGCGAGAAGAGGTAGTCGTCCACCCAGGCGCCGTTCGACACGGCTCCCTCGCCGCGCAGCTCCTGCTCGGGGCCGAGCAGATCGAGCGCGGTCTCGTGCAGGTCGACGTCGAGCTGGGACCAGAAGAGCTTGTTGACGCTGCCGTCGGCGCCCATGTCGCCGCCGCCCTGGAGGCGGTCGACCGTGCCCCAGGTGTAGAGCTGGTAGGCCCGCGCGCCGATCCAGGCGTCGACCACGTCGTCGCGCAGCTGCGGGGACTCCTCGCCGCGCTCGTGCCACAGGTCGAGGAGTCGGTCCGCGGCGGCCAGGAAGCGGCCGGGTGCGCGCAGCGACAGCCCGCGCTCGTTGCCGGCGGTGCTCATGGCCACCCGCCAGCCGTCGCCGACCCCGCCTAGCACGTCCGCGTCGGGCACGAACACGTCGTCGAAGAAGATCTCCGCGAAGCCGGCGTCCCCGTCGAGCTGGGCGATGGGTCGCACCGTGATGCCCTCGGCGTCGAGGGGGAAGAGGAAGTAGGTCAGGCCGCGGTGCCGCTCGGCCGCCGGGTCGCTGCGGAACAGGCCGAAGCCACGGTCGGCGAACGGCGCGCGCGAGCTCCACGTCTTCTGGCCGTTGAGGACCCAGCCGCCGCGCTCGTCGTCACGCTCGGCGCGACTGCGGATGCCGGCGAGGTCGCTGCCGGCCTCGGGCTCGGACCAGGCCTGCGCCCAGACCTCGGTGCCGTCGACCATCGCGGGCAGGTAGCGCTCCTGCTGCTCGGGGGTGCCGTGGCCGAAGATGATCGGCGCCAGCAGCGAGATGCCGTTCTGGGTGATCCGGGTGGGGGAGCCGGAGAGGTAGTACTCCTCCTCGAAGATCACCCACTCGACCAGGGATGCGTCCCGGCCGCCGTACTGCTCGGGCCAGGCCACGACGGACCAGCGCCCCCCGGCGAGTGCCTTCTCCCAGTCCCGGTGGGCGCGGGCGCCCTCCTCGGTGTCCATGGAGGGCAGCCGGCCGGGGGAGTTCTCGGCCAGCCAGGCGCGCGCCTCGGCGCGGAAGGCCTCTTCGGCCTCGGTGAATCCCAGGCTCATACGTCACCATCCGCTTTCTTGTTGCTCCGGGCCATCGACCGTGCGTCGAGGCCGGCGAGCGAGTCCTTGCCCACCTCCGCGTTGTGCGCGTGGGCGGCGTGGTGCAGGCCGAAGACCGAATCCATGCCGGCCCGCAGGCCCTGCAGGTCCTCGGCCTGGTTGACGGCCTTCTTGGTCAGGGCCAGGCCCAGGCGGGGCATCTCGGCGATCCGGTCGGCCATGTCGAAGACGGCGCGCTCGAGATCGGCGCGCGGCACGACGTGGTTGACCATGCCGAGCTCCCGGGCCCGGACGGCGTCGAAGCGGCCGCCGGTGTAGAGGAACTCCTTGGCCGCGCGGGGGTTCATCACGAACGGGTGGGCGAAGTACTCCACGCCCGGGATGCCCATCCGCACGACCGGGTCGGAGAAGAAGGCGTCGTCGGAGGCGATGATGAAGTCGCAGGACCAGGCCAGCATCAGGCCGCCGGCGATGCAGGCGCCCTGGACCATGGCGATCATCGGCTTGGGGATCTCGCGCCAGCGACGGCACATGCCGAGGTACACCTCGGACTCGCGGGCGAAGCGCGAGTCGACGCCCTGCTTGTCCACGTGGTCCCAGTGGATGACGGCCTGGCGCTCGAACGACCGGTCGATGTCGCGGCCCGGCGTACCGATGTCGTGCCCGCCGCAGAAGTGCCGGCCGTTGCCGGCCAGCACGATGACCTTGACGTCGTCGTCGTCGACGGCTCGGACGAACGCGGCGTCGAGGGCGTAGGTCATCTGGGAGTTCTGGGCGTTGGTGTACTCCGGCCGGTTCAGCGTCACCACGGCGACGGCTCCGCGCACCTCGTAGGTCACGACCTGCGCCTGTTCGGTGCTGGTCGGCTCCGGTGCATGGTGGACGGACATCGATCTCCTTCTCGGGGGCGGAGGACCGCACACTACCAAACAAGTGCTTGGTTTGGTAGTGTGGTCAGTCCGGGCGACACCGGCCCTCGCTGGCCGGGAAGGAGACTGATCGTGGACCTGACCCACTCCGCGGCGGACGAGGAGTTCCGCCAGGAGGTCCGGCAGTGGCTCGAGGAGAATCTCGTCGGCGAGTTCGCCGAGATCAAGGGCCGTGGCGGATCCGGGCGCGAGCACGAGGCCTACGAGGAGCGCGTGGCCTGGAACCAGCACCTCGCCAAGGCCGGCTGGACCTGCCTGGGCTGGCCCGTCGAGTACGGCGGCCGCGGGCTGAGCCTCTTCCAGCAGGTGATCTTCTACGAGGAGTACGCGCGCGCCGACGCGCCGGCCGGGGTCAACCACCTCGGTGAGACTCTCCTCGGCCCGACCCTGATCGCGCTGGGCACCGAGGAGCAGAAGCAGCGCTTCCTGCCCGGCATCGTCAACGTCACCGAGCTGTGGTGCCAGGGCTACTCCGAGCCCGGCGCCGGCTCCGACCTCGCCGCCGTACGCACCCGCGCGCGCCTGGAGGGCGAGGAGTGGGTGATCGACGGCCAGAAGGTGTGGACCTCGCTGGCCCACCAGGCCGACTGGTGCTTCGTGGTGGCCCGGACCGAGGTCGGGTCGCAGCGCCACGCCGGCCTCTCCTACCTCCTGGTCCCGATGGACCAGCCGGGGGTGGAGGTGCGACCGATCCTCCAGCTCACCGGCACCTCGGAGTTCAACGAGGTCTTCTTCGACGGCGCCCGCACCGGGGCCGACCTCGTCGTCGGTGCCCCCGGAGACGGATGGCGGGTGGCCATGGCGACCCTGGGCTTCGAGCGCGGGGTCTCGACCATCGGCCAGCAGGTCGGCTTCGCCCGCGAGCTCGACGAGATCGAGGCGATCGCCCGGAGCAACGGCACCTGGGACGACCCGGTGATCGCCGACCGGATCGCGCAGGCCCGGCTCGGACTCGCGGTGATGCGGACCCACGCCCTGCGCACGCTCAGCGCCTACGACTCCGGCTCCCAGGGGCCCGAGGCCTCGGTCTCCAAGCTCCTGTGGGCCCGGTGGCACCGCGACCTCGGCGAGCTCGCCATGGAGGTGCGTGGCGCAGCGGGGCTCACGGTGGCGCAGGCGCCGTACGACCTCGACGACCAGCAGACGCTCTTCCTCTTCAGCCGGGCCGACACGCTGTACGGCGGCTCCGACGAGATCCAGCGCAACATCATCGCCGAGCGCGTGCTCGGCCTCCCGAAGGAGCCCCGCCCGTGAGTGCCGCGAAGCCCGAACAGCCCACGCCCGACTACGTCCCCGGACACGGGCTGCTGACCGGCCGCACCGTGGTGGTGACCGCGGCCGCCGGCGCCGGCATCGGTGCCGCCGTGGCTCGCAAGGTGCTGGAGGAGGGGGCCAAGGCGGTCGTCATCTCCGACACCCACGAGCGCCGGCTGGGCGAGGCCCAGGCGGCGCTGGCCGCCGAGTTCGGTGCGGACCGGGTCGCCTCGGTCGTCTGCAACGTGACCAAGGAGGAGGACGTGGTCGCGCTGCTCGACGCGGCCGAGCCCTTCGGCGGCGTCGACGTGATGATCAACAACGCCGGCCTCGGCGGCACCAACGACATCCTCGAGATGCCGGACGAGACCTGGAACCTGGTCCTCGACATCACGCTGACCGGCACCATGCGCTGCATCCGCGAGGCGGGCAAGCGCTTCGTGGCCGCTGGTAAGAAGGGGGTCATCGTCAACAACTCCTCGGTGATCGGCTGGCGCTTCCAGGAGGGCCAGTCCCACTACGCCGCCGCGAAGGCCGGCGTGAAGGCGCTGACCCGCTCGGCCGCCGCCGACCTGGCGCAGTACGGCATCCGCGTGAACGCCGTCTCGCCGAGCCTGGCCATGCACCCCTTCCTGGAGAAGGTCACCAGCCCCGAGCTGCTCGCCGAGCTCAAGGGCAAGGAGGCCTTCGGCCGGGCCGCGGCGCCGTGGGAGATCGCCAACGTGATGGTCTTCCTGGCCAGCGACTACTCCAGCTACATGACCGGCGAGGTCCTCGCCGTGTCCAGCCAGCACGCCTGACCCTGAGTTTTGAGGAGAACTGACATGGCTGAGGCCTACATCGTCGATGCCGTCCGCACCCCGGTCGGCAAGCGCGGCGGCTCGCTCGCGTCCATGCACTCCGCCGACCTCGGCGGGCACGTGCTCTCGTCGCTCGTCGAGCGCACCGGCATCGACGCGTCCGCCGTGGACGACGTGATCATGGGCTGCTGCGACACGATCGGCTCCCAGGCCGGCGACGTCGCGCGCACCGCCTGGCTGGTGGCCGGGCTCCCGGACAACGTGCCCGGCGTGACCATCGACCGGCAGTGCGGCTCCTCCCAGCAGGCCGTGCACTTCGCGGCCCAGGGCGTCATGTCCGGCACCCAGGACCTGGTGGTCGCCGGCGGTCTGCAGAACATGTCCGCCATCCCGATCTCGGCCGCGATGCTGGTCGCCGAGCAGTACGGCTTCAGCACGCCGTTCGCCGAGTCCCCGGGCTGGCGGGCCCGCTACGGCGACGTCGAGGTCAGCCAGTTCAACTCCGCCCAGATGATCGCCGAGAAGTGGGACTGCAGCCGCGAGGACATGGAGCGCTTCGCGCTCGCCTCGCACGAGCGGGCGAAGCGGGCGATCGCCGAGGGGCGCTTCGAGCGTGAGATCGCACCGGTCACGCTGGCCGACGGCACTCTCTTCACCACCGACGAGTGCCCGCGCGACACCTCGCTGGAGAAGATGGCCGGCCTGAACCCGCTGGCCCCCGACGGCCGGATCACCGCCGGTGTCGCCTCGCAGATCTGCGACGGCGCCTCGGCGATGCTGATCGCCTCCGAGCAGGGCGTCAAGGACCACGGACTCACCCCGCGGGCCCGGATCCACCACCTGTCGGTGCGCGGCGACGACCCGATCTGGATGCTGACCGGCCCGATCGGCGCGACCAAGCACGCGCTGGCCAAGACCGGCATGAGCATCGACGACTTCGACCTGTTCGAGTGCAACGAGGCGTTCGCCTCGGTCGTGCTGGCCTGGATGAAGGAGACCGGCGCGCCCCACGACAAGGTCAACGTCAACGGCGGCGGCATCGCGCTGGGTCACCCGATCGGCGCGACCGGCACCCGGCTGATGACCACCATGCTGCACGAGCTCGAGCGCACGGGCGGCCGCTTCGGCCTGCAGACCATGTGCGAGGGCGGCGGTCAGGCCAACGTCACCATCATCGAGCGTCTCTGACCCTCGTCGTCTCGATGCCCGGCCGCAGCCGGGTTCCGGACCCAGCACGCGCTCAGCGGCTCAGCCGCTGCTCGGCACCCTCCGAGGCGAAGGCCTCCCCTGACGACGATGGAGACAGACATGACCGGCACCCCGCACCCCGCCCCCGGAGCCCCGGCCGGGGAGTGGCTCGGCTGCTCGCTGGGGGAGCGCACGGCGAGCTGGACCGACCGCGACGCCATCCTCTTCGCCCTGGCCGTCGGCGCGCGTCCCGACCAGCTCGACCTGGTCTTCGAGGAGCGGCTGCGGGTGCTGCCGTCGTTCGCCCTCACCCTGGCCCAGTGGGCGCCCGACGTGCTCGGCGGTGCCGGAGCCTTCGACGTGACCAACGCGCTGCACGGCTCGCAGGTCCTCGAGGCGCGCGCGCCGATGCCGGCCAGCGGTGAGCTGACGATGAAGGCGACGGTCAGCGGCGTCTGGGACAAGGGCAGCGCGGCCGTCTACGACGTGACGGTGGAGAGCGACTACTTCCTGGCGACCTGGTCGCTGTTCGCCCCGGGCCGCGGCGGCTTCGGCGGCGAGCGCGGGCCGAGCAGGTCGCCGGCCCCTGACGTGGCGCCGGCCTGGACGGCTCAGCTGCCGGTCGCCGACAACGCGGCCGTCCTCTACCGCCTGCTCGGCGACCGCCACCACATCCACGTGGACCCCGAGGCCGCCGCCGGGATCGGCCAGCCCCGGCCGATCCTGCACGGCCTGGCGACGCTGTCGGCCGCCACCCTGGTGCTGGCCGACCGGGCCGGGGCGCACCCCGCCGACCTGCGCCGGCTCGAAGGGCGCTTCGCGGCCCCGGTCTTCCCCGGCGAGACCCTCGAGGTGCGCGGCTGGGACGGCGGTGTCTTCGACGTGGTCTCCGAGCGCGGACCGGTGCTGGCCGGCGGTCTGGCCGACTTCGCCTGACCAACCTCGCCTGGCCGACCTCACCCCCCGCACGACGCACCCCAACCCGAAGGATGTCTGGATGAAGACGCTGGTGATCGGTGGCACCGGAATGATCGGCTGCCACGCCGCGACGCTGCTCACCGAACGAGGCCACGAGGTGACGATCGGCGCGCGCAGCGCGCCGGCCGAGGAGTCGCCGGTGGCGGCCTACCCGGTGCTGCTCGGGGACTACGCCCAGGGCGGGCTCACCGAGGCCGAGCTGGAGCCCTTCGACGCGGTCGTCTTCGCGGCCGGCCAGGATGTGCGCCACGTGCGGCCCGAGGACGCCGACGACCGCTTCTGGGCGGCGTACCAGTCCGAGGGCGTGCCCGCCTTCATGGCCCGCGCCAAGCGAGCCGGAGTACGACGGGCCGTACAGGTCGGCAGCTACTACCACATGGTGCGGCCCGACCTGGCCGAGACGAACCCCTACGTGAAGGCCCGTCAGCTGGCCGACGAGCGGTCCCGCGAGCTCGCCGACGCCGACTTCAACGTCTCGACGCTCAACCCGCCGTCCATCGTCGGGATGATCCCCGGCCGCAACGCGCGCGGCTTCGCCAAGATGCTGGCGTGGGGGCGCGGCGAGCTGACCGCGAAGGTGCCGGACACGGCCCCGCCGGGCGGCACCAACTACCTGTCGGTGCGCTCGCTGGCCGAGGCGATCGCCGGTGCCCTGGAGAACGCCGAGTCCGGGGCGGCGTACCTGATCGGGGACGAGAACCTCAGCTACCGCGACTACTTCCAGCTCGTCTTCGACGTCAGCGGTGGCGGTCGGACCGTGGAGCTGCGCGACGAGTCGCACCCCTTCCTCCCGGACGGCATGATCGTGCCCGGACGTGGCGCGGTGATCAGCTATGAGCCCGACCCCGCCGTGGTGGAGCTGCTCGGCTACCGGCGCAATGACGTACGGCCGATGCTCGAGGAGATGGCGCGCGCGGCCGTGCGCTGAGACGCACCGGCGGGGCTCAGCGGGGGGTGAACACGCCCGTGACCTCCTGCCGGGTCTCCGCCACCTCCTGGCGGAAGAGCGAGAGCGCCTCGAGGGCGGGACGGTCGGTGATCGCGAACAGGTCGGAGGGCTCGTCGGCCTCGTGGTCCACCGCGGCCCACGACGGGGTGACGAACATGTCGCCCTTCTCCCACTCGTAGACGATGCCGTCGATGACCGAGCGGCCCCGGCCGCGGTAGACGGCGTACACCGAGCTGCCCGCCCGGCGTACGGTCCGCGAGCGCCGTCCGGGGATCACCCGGTAGGCCTCGCAGCCCATCGTCGGCGTGACGTCGCGAGACGTCAGCGGGTCGACGTACACCATGCCGACCACGGGTCCCTCCGCCTGCGCGGCGAGGTGGGTCAGCAGCGCGTCGGTGTCGTCCCAGGTGTAGCGGAACTGCGAGGAGAAGGGGCTGCTGGGGCGCGGCGCGTCGATCGGCAGGCGGCCCGGGACCAGCATCGGGTCCAGGGTCGTGTCGTCGCGGACCACGGGCTGGCGGTCGTCGGGGTACTGCTCGAAGAAGACGGCGTCCAGCTCGTAGACCATCGGCAGGTCGAGCCCGTCGAACCAGGCCATCGACCCGTCGCCGGTGTTGGTGTGGTCGTGCCAGTGCCAGTTGGGCGTGAGCAGCAGGTCGCCCTCCTTCATCGCGCAGGCCACGCCGTTGACGGTGGTGTAGACGCCCTCGCCCTCGAAGACGAAGCGGATCGCCGACGCGGTGTGGCGGTGCGCGGGGGCGGTCTCACCGGGGCCGAGGTACTGCACCGCGCCCCACAGCGTCGAGCTGGTGAAGGGCAGGCCGCCCAGCCCGGGGTTGGTCAGGGCCAGCACCCGGCGGTCACCGCCCCGGTCGATCGGCACCTCCCAGCCGGCCCGCTCGGCGAGCGGGAGGACCGAGCTCCACTTCCACAGCCACGGCAGGGTGGCCGGCACCGGGGTGTCGGTGTTGAGGCGCTCGACCTGCTTCCACAGCGGCTTGAGGTCCTTGGCCATCAACATCCCGCACAGCTCGTCGATGCCGACCTCGACGGTCGTCGCCGCCTGCTCGGGCGTGGTGGGGTCGGTGGTGGTCATGCGGCGTTCCTGTCGGTCGGGAGGGTCAGGGTCGGTCCGGGTGGAGCAGGGCACCGATCCGGTCGGCGGCGTCGAGGAGCGTCCGGGCGACCCGGTCGGCGTCCTCGACCTCGCCCGAGGCCACGACCCCCACGCAGTACGCCGGAGCCCGGCGCACCCAGGTGGCGACCCCGCCGGCCCCGCGCTGGACGTCGCCGTACGTCGTGCTCCAGCCGCGCGCGCGGCTGTCGCCGATCCGTGGGTCCTCGCCGTCGCGGGGCGCGCGGGCGGCCAGCAGCGCGATGCCCGAGGCGCCCCGGCCGAGCGGGCGACGGGCTCCGGCGCGCACGCTCATGTGGAACGGGGTGTCCTCCGGCTCGGCCACCGCGACGACGACCGCCTCGTCGGCCTCTGCGCCGACCAGCTGCACCGTGAGCCCGAGCTCGCCGGCCGCCTGCTGGAGGACGGGCCGCGCGACCTGCCGGAGGTCGAGGTCGGCGTGCGCGACCAGGCCGAGCAGGCGCGGGCCGAGGCGGAACTGCCGATCGTCGCGGACGACGTACCCGCGCACCTCGAGGGTCT encodes the following:
- a CDS encoding acyl-CoA dehydrogenase family protein is translated as MRFALTAEQRSFAEALDGLLGAAEVPAATRAWGAGDTAPGLRLWEQLAELGVPALVVPEALGGIGGTPLDVVVAFEALGRHGVPGPWVESVALAPSLLAGTEHEGVLADLAEGAARVTVAAPPQTPYALDVAAATHTYLLDADGLAAATSTRKLTSVDPSRHLHSVQAEGTAVAVDSTAVARGLDLAALACAASLVGAGERMLRESVAYVAQRRQFGRAIGEYQAVKHALADVRVALDFARPLVHGAAHELEADSEVAARDVSAAKVAATDAAHLASRTALQVHGAIGYTLEHDLSIFILRARALAGAWGTTSQHRARVLHHLTATR
- a CDS encoding TetR/AcrR family transcriptional regulator; translated protein: MASQGQDKARKRGQGNQKGSARRTQLLAIAAELFATRGYSQTTVRDIADEAGILSGSLYHHFDSKEAMLDEILRQFMDGLLSRFEAIVAAGASPRETLDELIRVSFATIHVDPHAVALYQNEVALLSHVPEFEFVPKTGRAVEAVWLNVLAAGREAGDFREDLDSGIMYRFIRDTVWVSVRWYNPRGKLQHEKVAEQFITLLHGGLLAR
- a CDS encoding enoyl-CoA hydratase, producing MSVHHAPEPTSTEQAQVVTYEVRGAVAVVTLNRPEYTNAQNSQMTYALDAAFVRAVDDDDVKVIVLAGNGRHFCGGHDIGTPGRDIDRSFERQAVIHWDHVDKQGVDSRFARESEVYLGMCRRWREIPKPMIAMVQGACIAGGLMLAWSCDFIIASDDAFFSDPVVRMGIPGVEYFAHPFVMNPRAAKEFLYTGGRFDAVRARELGMVNHVVPRADLERAVFDMADRIAEMPRLGLALTKKAVNQAEDLQGLRAGMDSVFGLHHAAHAHNAEVGKDSLAGLDARSMARSNKKADGDV
- a CDS encoding SDR family NAD(P)-dependent oxidoreductase translates to MTQPLVDLTDRVVLITGAGQGLGAAHARVLADHGARVVVTDLTAGPAEAVAAEITAGGGDALGLALDVTDRAAWAAVVDRVGERHGRIDGLVNNAGAFLRAPFLETDERLLDLHLRVNLLGPMLGMQAVVPLMRDAGGAVVNIASVAALAGYPQASAYSASKWALRGLSRTAALELGEHGIRVNCICPGAMDTQMISEEARDGRGVVAGLPIARAGRPEEASALVAFLLSSASSYCTGQEFVIDGGMKA
- a CDS encoding acyl-CoA dehydrogenase family protein, giving the protein MHFGLSEEQQELGRAVRSLVERRAGQVDVRTAAASEEGYDTALWQTLCSQIGVTALAVPEEYGGAGFSSFETHVVLEELGATLSPSPLLGSGVLAARAVLLAGSADDCERLLPDIAEGSCVAALAWADERGHWRRDGSDVRAVRAGEAWQLTGVSTLVLDATGADVLLVVASTDDGPAVFEVDPAGAGVERVHTPGLDLTLRFGRVTFSDAAAVRLSGDADVEGLLGRLHAEAAVAVSALQVGGAQSALDLTVAHLKEREQFGRPLGSFQALKHRAADMLVRVETARSVSWSAAWASAQGSADLVTQAATAKAWCSDAFSDVAGEMVQLHGGIAITWEHDAQLYFKRAHATGQLFGSAREHRRLLLGA
- a CDS encoding acetyl-CoA C-acetyltransferase, which codes for MAEAYIVDAVRTPVGKRGGSLASMHSADLGGHVLSSLVERTGIDASAVDDVIMGCCDTIGSQAGDVARTAWLVAGLPDNVPGVTIDRQCGSSQQAVHFAAQGVMSGTQDLVVAGGLQNMSAIPISAAMLVAEQYGFSTPFAESPGWRARYGDVEVSQFNSAQMIAEKWDCSREDMERFALASHERAKRAIAEGRFEREIAPVTLADGTLFTTDECPRDTSLEKMAGLNPLAPDGRITAGVASQICDGASAMLIASEQGVKDHGLTPRARIHHLSVRGDDPIWMLTGPIGATKHALAKTGMSIDDFDLFECNEAFASVVLAWMKETGAPHDKVNVNGGGIALGHPIGATGTRLMTTMLHELERTGGRFGLQTMCEGGGQANVTIIERL
- a CDS encoding SDR family oxidoreductase, with the translated sequence MSAAKPEQPTPDYVPGHGLLTGRTVVVTAAAGAGIGAAVARKVLEEGAKAVVISDTHERRLGEAQAALAAEFGADRVASVVCNVTKEEDVVALLDAAEPFGGVDVMINNAGLGGTNDILEMPDETWNLVLDITLTGTMRCIREAGKRFVAAGKKGVIVNNSSVIGWRFQEGQSHYAAAKAGVKALTRSAAADLAQYGIRVNAVSPSLAMHPFLEKVTSPELLAELKGKEAFGRAAAPWEIANVMVFLASDYSSYMTGEVLAVSSQHA
- a CDS encoding acyl-CoA dehydrogenase family protein, translated to MSLGFTEAEEAFRAEARAWLAENSPGRLPSMDTEEGARAHRDWEKALAGGRWSVVAWPEQYGGRDASLVEWVIFEEEYYLSGSPTRITQNGISLLAPIIFGHGTPEQQERYLPAMVDGTEVWAQAWSEPEAGSDLAGIRSRAERDDERGGWVLNGQKTWSSRAPFADRGFGLFRSDPAAERHRGLTYFLFPLDAEGITVRPIAQLDGDAGFAEIFFDDVFVPDADVLGGVGDGWRVAMSTAGNERGLSLRAPGRFLAAADRLLDLWHERGEESPQLRDDVVDAWIGARAYQLYTWGTVDRLQGGGDMGADGSVNKLFWSQLDVDLHETALDLLGPEQELRGEGAVSNGAWVDDYLFSLAGPIYAGTNEIQRNIVAERILGLPRGDNRRSGA
- a CDS encoding acyl-CoA dehydrogenase family protein → MDLTHSAADEEFRQEVRQWLEENLVGEFAEIKGRGGSGREHEAYEERVAWNQHLAKAGWTCLGWPVEYGGRGLSLFQQVIFYEEYARADAPAGVNHLGETLLGPTLIALGTEEQKQRFLPGIVNVTELWCQGYSEPGAGSDLAAVRTRARLEGEEWVIDGQKVWTSLAHQADWCFVVARTEVGSQRHAGLSYLLVPMDQPGVEVRPILQLTGTSEFNEVFFDGARTGADLVVGAPGDGWRVAMATLGFERGVSTIGQQVGFARELDEIEAIARSNGTWDDPVIADRIAQARLGLAVMRTHALRTLSAYDSGSQGPEASVSKLLWARWHRDLGELAMEVRGAAGLTVAQAPYDLDDQQTLFLFSRADTLYGGSDEIQRNIIAERVLGLPKEPRP